CATTGAATACGTCATAACGCGAGACCCAGAAGAGATTGCTGCAATTGCGCATCCGCGGAGAACGCCGCCATGCCGCCGCTGTGCACCACGCGGCCGTTGTCCATCACCGCGACGTTGTCGCCCAGGCGCTGGGCGAAGTTGATGTTCTGCTCCACCAGCAGGATCGTCACGCCGCTTCTCTTGAGCTCGGCGAAGGCGTCGATCATGTTGTTGATCATCACGGGCGCGAGGCCCTTGCTGGGCTCGTCGATCAGCAGCAGCTCGCGCGGCTCGACGATGGCGCGCGACACCGCGAGCATCTGCTTCTGCCCGCCCGAGAGCTTGCCGGCCGGATGGTTCCAGAACTTCTCCACCGCGGGAAAGAGCTTGAAGATCCACTTCAGCCGCGTGTCGTCGATCTGCGCGGCGTTCTTGGCGCTGCGCGCGGCGAGCAGCATGTTCTCCTTGACCGTCAGGTCGGAAAAGATGCCCATGCTCTCGGGCACGTAGGCAATGCCGAGCTCCGCGATCTGCGGCGTGTGCATGGCCGCGATGTCCTTGCCGCCGAAGCGCACCGTGCCCGCCGATGCATGCCACAGGCCCATGATGGTTCGCAGCGTGGTCGTCTTGCCCGCGCCGTTGCGGCCCAGCAGCATCGTGAGCTGGCCCTTCGGTACCGCGAGGTCGACGCCGTGGAGGATGTGGTACGCCCCGATGTGCGTTTGCACGCCTTGTAGTTCGAGCAGGTTCATGCCGGTTCCTTCGCGATGCCCAGGTAGGCCTCCTGCACCACTGGCGAGGCAATCACCTCGGCCGGCTCGCCGTCGGCCACCAGCGCGCCGTTGTGCAGCACGATGATGCGGTCCGCGAGTTCGCGCACCACGTCCATCTTGTGTTCGACCAAGAGGATGGTCTTGGTCTTGTCCCGCTTGAGCTTGCGGATCAGGTCGAGGATGACCGGCGCCTCGGCCGCGTTCATGCCGGCGGTCGGTTCGTCGAACATGAAGACCTTGGGCTCGAGCGCCATGAGGAGCGCCACTTCGAGCTTGCGCTGGTCGCCGTGCGGCAGGCTGGCCACCGTGGCATGTTCGCGCGACTTGAGCGCCACGTCGGCCAGGATCTGCTCGGCGCGTTCGGTCAGCGCCTTG
The Variovorax sp. OAS795 genome window above contains:
- a CDS encoding ABC transporter ATP-binding protein, which produces MLETKDLTIRFGGHVAVNGVSCAFAPGTLTAIVGPNGAGKTTYFNLISGQLKASAGTVSLDGQLLSGLSPSARTHAGLGRAFQLTNLFPNLTVLENVRLAVQATREGAHRRGFNLWSIWSDHKALTERAEQILADVALKSREHATVASLPHGDQRKLEVALLMALEPKVFMFDEPTAGMNAAEAPVILDLIRKLKRDKTKTILLVEHKMDVVRELADRIIVLHNGALVADGEPAEVIASPVVQEAYLGIAKEPA
- a CDS encoding ABC transporter ATP-binding protein, translated to MNLLELQGVQTHIGAYHILHGVDLAVPKGQLTMLLGRNGAGKTTTLRTIMGLWHASAGTVRFGGKDIAAMHTPQIAELGIAYVPESMGIFSDLTVKENMLLAARSAKNAAQIDDTRLKWIFKLFPAVEKFWNHPAGKLSGGQKQMLAVSRAIVEPRELLLIDEPSKGLAPVMINNMIDAFAELKRSGVTILLVEQNINFAQRLGDNVAVMDNGRVVHSGGMAAFSADAQLQQSLLGLAL